The window AAAGAATCCCAACTTGCATAAAGAAACCACACTACTTTGGGAAAATGTTGAAGCTATCTTGGCAGAAATATGGTTTGAAAGGAATCAAGAAGTCTTCCATAAATCGATGAACTGTTTTGATCGATTTGATATAGCACACAGAAATGCTTCTTCCTGCTGTGCCCTCTCAAAACTTTCAGAAGCTACTCCATCCAAGATCTCAACTTAAATTGGAGAGCTTTTATATTTCCAATTCTGttgcttttatttctttcGTTTGGTTTCTTCTCTATTATGGTACTTCTTTTTGTACCAAACTCCTCACTAGCCATGAACTAGTAAAGACTCATTATCATGACTTAGTTTTGagctcatttttttcttctggaTATGATGAGGTAGCTAAGGGGTGTTCCAGGTGCTACTATGATCCCTATTTCTTGTTTAGCTCTTGTATATCCCTCTTTTACTAAGAGCTACTgtctttttttatctattagTAGAGAGgacccttttccttttcaagaaaaaaaaaagcacaaaTCATACAATCTAGGAAACACAAAGGAAAGGGGTTTATCCGCCACCCAATAATCATCCCAAAAGTACGATAGTGATAgatgttatgatatatatatatacatatgtcctttattgtaagtttacatagtctctagggtttagtttattctctatataaatatgtaacattgctttgactcaAATATAATAAGACAGATACTTCTCTGAATTCTAGAttacatggtatcagagccattAGGGTTTCGAATGGCCATTAGCTTCCTCCTCCATTAGGTTTGAGTTTAGGTTACCTTCCGCTGACCATTTGTCGACACCGCCCATACCATAAGAAGCACCACCTCCGTCCGCCCAAGTCTGTCTTTGCCAATCGCTGGAAAACACCGTGCGTGACCGTCATGCGCCGCCAGAATCATCGTTGCCTTCACCACGCGCCGGCGCGTGAGAGCGCGTAAGAAGTCCGATTTGTCTTTCATCTTCTGGGCTTGTCTCGAACCACTGTTTCCTGTCAGTCTGTACCATTGGGTCTATCAAATAACATTCGGGTTTGACGAAAACTAAAGGTTACACGATTGGTTTTGggtctttttccaattttgcagctgtttggattgattttctctttgttcGTGTGGACTACAATCAACGTGTGACTTCAATATGGTcgacataaaaaatttggtagtCTCCAACGTTATTCCCTTGGCCTCTAAGATCACAGAACATAAGTTAAATGGATCTAATTATTACGATTGGCGTcggacaattttattttatttgagaagtaCTGATATGGATGATCATATGACTGAAGATCCCCCAAAAGATGCAAAGAGCAAGTGCATAGAATGTTTGAAGTCTGTCACCAGCTACTTTATGCGGCTTAAGAAGATCACTGCCGAGCTTGGCTTGTTGTTACCTTTTAGTCCTGATATTAAAGTTCAACGAGAGAAGATGgttgttatgatttttctgAATGGACTCTTACCTGAATTTGGAATGGCAAAGACACAGATTCTCTCTGACTCCAAGATTCCATCATTAGATGATGCCTTCACTCGAGTCCTTCGCATTGAAAGCTCTCCGACTAGTGTGTCTATTCCTCAACCCAGTAGTGCTCTCTTTAGCAAGAACAATAACCCTCGGGCACCTCAGAGGAATAGTACTGATCATCGAAAACCAGAGTCTGTAGAGATTGTTTGTAACTACTGTCGTAAGCCAGGCCATATGAAACGTGATTGTCGGAAATTGCTATATAAGAATAGTCAACGATCTCAACATGCTCAGATAGCCTCCACATGTGATATACCAGAGGCGTCAGTTACTATTTCTGCAGATGAGTTTGCTAAGTTTCAGAATTACCAAGAGTCATTACAAGCGTCATCTTCCTCTACTCCGATTGCATCCACTGTTGCCCCAGGTAATATAAAGTGTCTTCTTACATCATCTACCAAATGGGTCATAGACTCTGGTGCCACAGCTCATATGACAGGTAATTCTCACCTATTTTCTAGACCGTTGTCCCCTGCCCCTTTTCCATCTGTTACATTGGCCGATGGCTCCACATCTTCTGTTCTTGGCTCTGGCACTATTCACCTTACCccatccttttctctctcttctgtgTTACATTTGCCTAActtatcctttaatttaatttctactagTCAACTTACTCATGACCTAAATTGTGTTGTCATGTTCTTTTCTGGTTATTGCTTGTTTCAGGATCGTGTGACGAAGAAGATTATTGGTAGAGGATATGAGTCAGGAGGCCTTTATCTCTTTGATCATCAAGTATCGCAAGCTGTGGCGTGTCCTGTCGTTCCCTCTCCTTTTGAAGTCCATTGTCGTTTAGGTCATCCATCTTTGTTCgtgttgaagaaactttatcCAGAATTTAGGTCTTTGTCCTCTTTAAATTGTGATTCGTGTCAATTTGCGAAATTTCATCGTCTTAGTTCGAGTCCTCGAGTCGATAAACGAGCAATTGCTCCATTTGAGTTAGTTCATTCTGATATTTGGGGTCCGTGTCCAGTTGTATCTCAAACAGGCTTtcgttattttgttacttttgttgacGATCATTCTCGTCTaacttggttatatttaatgaaaaatcgtTATGAgttattatctcatttttgtgcCTTTCATactgaaataaaaaaccagTTTAATGTCTCTATCAAAACTTTGCGTACTGATAATGCGggtgaatatttttctcattctcttggCTCTTACTTGTGTGAAAATGGCATTATTCATCAGTCTTCCTGTGCTAACACTCCATCTCAAAATGGTGTTGCAGAGCAGAAAAATAGGCATTTACTTGAAACTGCCTGTGCTTTATCGTTTCAAATGCATGTTTCAAAAACCTTTTGGGTGGATGCTGTCTCTACAGCTTGTTTTTTGATTGATAGAATGTCTCCCTCTGTTCTTAATGGTGAGATTGCCTACCGTGTTCTTTTTCCTACCAAGAATTTGTTTCCTATTGCTCCTAAGATATTTGGTTGTGTCTGTTTTGTTCGTGACATTCGTCCTCATCATGCCAAATCAGCAACTTGTTAAAGAAGGAGAACAATTGAGAGATATTCTAACTAAAGCTTTAAATGGAACAAGGATAAGCTATTTGTGAAACAAGCTGGGCATGATCGACATATTTGCTCcagcttgagggggagtgctatgatatatatatatatacatatgtcctttattgtaattttacatagtctctagggtttagtttattctctatataaatatgtaacattgctttgacacaaatataataaaacagaTACTTCTCTGAATTCTAGATTACAATAGGAATATTGTTAGGAAATAACTAGAGTGCTAAGGGCATATTAGAAATTTGCTACAGAAGTTGTTTTGGTAACTTGTTATAAAGAAAGGGAGTGGGGAAGGGAAAAGGCAGGCATCATTTCAATAAGTGATTTAGGGCTTGATGAAATTGTTAAGAGAG of the Cucumis sativus cultivar 9930 chromosome 3, Cucumber_9930_V3, whole genome shotgun sequence genome contains:
- the LOC116402733 gene encoding uncharacterized protein LOC116402733 isoform X1 — encoded protein: MVVMIFLNGLLPEFGMAKTQILSDSKIPSLDDAFTRVLRIESSPTSVSIPQPSSALFSKNNNPRAPQRNSTDHRKPESVEIVCNYCRKPGHMKRDCRKLLYKNSQRSQHAQIASTCDIPEASVTISADEFAKFQNYQESLQASSSSTPIASTVAPGNIKCLLTSSTKWVIDSGATAHMTGSCDEEDYW
- the LOC116402733 gene encoding uncharacterized protein LOC116402733 isoform X2; its protein translation is MVVMIFLNGLLPEFGMAKTQILSDSKIPSLDDAFTRVLRIESSPTSVSIPQPSSALFSKNNNPRAPQRNSTDHRKPESVEIVCNYCRKPGHMKRDCRKLLYKNSQRSQHAQIASTCDIPEASVTISADEFAKFQNYQESLQASSSSTPIASTVAPGSCDEEDYW